From Penicillium psychrofluorescens genome assembly, chromosome: 1, one genomic window encodes:
- a CDS encoding uncharacterized protein (ID:PFLUO_002037-T1.cds;~source:funannotate): MSSDLTVAPNQTNPEQSDSNASPSSPSARLSGFVGMFAGCGALVSLAAFLPLPARFEELGLSPSQAIQLSYYLVALVALVISLSCFIGLRGLPGEDGKGWSVLWKTSQQPSSSEDDQFANGPTRLPYWKQLTTALFLGFRNRSIALGYIGGFVARASSVGISLFIPLAVNHYFRASGLCDEQHEPAPGSGLGDIKRLCPRAYILASILTGASQLVALIAAPLFGFLTERSRRYNFPLLFAALVGVVGYLVFAMLPSPQYKGPDGNAGVFVVMALIGISQIGAIVCSLAVLSNGILRVSIDDEMLRKIFARSDDDGSPEPNENQPLVSGSVDQQLQQLEHLSNLKGSIAGVYSLYGGAGILLLTKLGGLLFDVWSSGTPFYIMAGFNGILLLTGIVCGVMNHFW, encoded by the coding sequence ATGTCTTCTGATTTAACCGTTGCGCCAAACCAGACCAATCCCGAACAAAGTGACTCCAATGCCTCCCCGTCGTCTCCATCTGCCCGGTTGTCTGGGTTTGTCGGCATGTTTGCCGGCTGTGGTGCTCTCGTGTCTCTGGCGGCatttctccctcttccagctcgaTTCGAGGAACTGGGTCTCTCGCCATCACAGGCTATTCAGCTCAGTTACTACTTGGTCGCTCTTGTGGCCCTTGTAATCAGTCTCAGCTGTTTCATCGGTCTTCGAGGTCTCCCTGGGGAGGACGGAAAGGGCTGGAGCGTTTTGTGGAAGACATCACAACAGCCATCCTCATCAGAAGATGATCAATTTGCGAATGGACCGACCCGGCTCCCGTACTGGAAGCAGTTGACGACTGCGCTTTTCTTGGGATTCCGAAATCGCAGTATCGCCCTTGGCTACATTGGAGGGTTTGTCGCCCGAGCATCCTCTGTGGGCATTTCCCTGTTCATTCCTCTGGCCGTCAATCACTACTTCCGAGCATCAGGTTTATGTGACGAGCAACATGAACCGGCTCCTGGTTCAGGATTGGGAGATATCAAAAGACTCTGTCCGCGTGCATACATCCTCGCTTCGATTCTGACCGGCGCATCTCAATTGGTCGCGTTGATCGCAGCACCTTTGTTTGGATTCTTAACCGAAAGGTCCCGACGCTACAATTTCCCGCTTCTCTTTGCCGCTCTGGTGGGTGTGGTGGGCTACCTGGTCTTTGCGATGCTTCCAAGCCCTCAGTACAAGGGCCCCGACGGCAATGCAGGCGTGTTCGTGGTGATGGCCCTGATCGGGATCAGCCAGATTGGGGCCATTGTTTGCAGTCTAGCCGTGCTCAGCAATGGCATTCTTCGTGTCAGCATTGACGACGAGATGTTGCGCAAGATTTTCGCCCGGTCAGATGATGACGGTTCTCCAGAGCCCAACGAGAACCAGCCTCTGGTTTCGGGCTCTGTAGACCAGCAATTGCAGCAATTGGAGCACCTGTCCAACCTGAAGGGATCCATCGCGGGGGTCTATTCGCTGTATGGAGGGGCAGGAATCCTGCTGCTCACCAAACTGGGCGGGCTACTGTTTGATGTCTGGTCGTCGGGCACCCCGTTCTACATTATGGCGGGGTTCAACGGGATCCTGCTCCTGACAGGCATCGTATGCGGCGTGATGAATCATTTTTGGTGA